In Uranotaenia lowii strain MFRU-FL chromosome 2, ASM2978415v1, whole genome shotgun sequence, one genomic interval encodes:
- the LOC129745221 gene encoding glucosamine-6-phosphate isomerase isoform X3 — MRLIILDTADYVGEWSAKYVMKRINDFKPGPDKYFTLGLPTGSTPLGMYRYLIKFHNEGKISFKYVKTFNMDEYVDLPRDHPESYHYFMWHNFFKHIDIDPVNVHILNGNAPDLVAECNAFEVKIKEAGGIELFIGGIGPDGHIAFNEPGSSLVSRTRVKTLAQDTLEANARFFGNDISKVPKQALTVGVGTVMDAREVMIMIIGAHKAFALYKAIEEGVNHMWTVSAFQQHPHTIMICDEDATLELRVKTVKYFKSLYDVHSKLIEGA, encoded by the exons atGCGGCTGATAATCCTGGACACTGCTGACTACGTGGGTGAATGGTCTGCCAAGTATGTGATGAAACGTATCAACGATTTTAAACCGGGCCCGGACAAGTACTTTACACTGGGGCTCCCAACTGGTTCGACGCCGCTCGGAATGTATCGGTATCTAATCAAGTTCCACAACGAGGGCAAAATCTCTTTCAAGTACGTGAAGACTTTCAACATGGACGAATATGTCGACCTGCCAAGGGATCACCCGGAAAGCTACCATTACTTTATGTGGCACAACTTCTTCAAGCACATCGACATCGATCCGGTGAATGTGCACATTTTGAATGGAAATGCGCCGGATTTGGTGGCTGAATGCAATGCTTTCGAAGTTAAAATTAAGGAAGCCGGAGGCATTGAACTGTTCATCGGAGGAATCGGTCCCGATGGCCACATTGCCTTTAATGAGCCAGGGTCGTCGTTGGTCTCGAGAACCCGAGTAAAAACCCTGGCCCAAGATACCCTGGAGGCAAATGCACGATTTTTCGGAAACGACATCTCAAAGGTGCCGAAACAGGCCCTTACCGTCGGAGTGGGAACCGTGATGGATGCACGGGAAGTGATGATCATGATCATCGGGGCCCACAAAGCTTTCGCCCTGTACAAGGCCATCGAGGAGGGTGTCAACCACATGTGGACGGTGAGTGCCTTCCAGCAGCACCCGCACACCATCATGATCTGCGACGAGGATGCAACCCTGGAGCTGAGAGTTAAGACTGTCAAGTATTTCAAG AGTCTGTACGATGTTCACTCGAAGCTGATAGAGGGGGCGTAA
- the LOC129745221 gene encoding glucosamine-6-phosphate isomerase isoform X2: MRLIILDTADYVGEWSAKYVMKRINDFKPGPDKYFTLGLPTGSTPLGMYRYLIKFHNEGKISFKYVKTFNMDEYVDLPRDHPESYHYFMWHNFFKHIDIDPVNVHILNGNAPDLVAECNAFEVKIKEAGGIELFIGGIGPDGHIAFNEPGSSLVSRTRVKTLAQDTLEANARFFGNDISKVPKQALTVGVGTVMDAREVMIMIIGAHKAFALYKAIEEGVNHMWTVSAFQQHPHTIMICDEDATLELRVKTVKYFKDCYALATASGNLDDATRPN, from the exons atGCGGCTGATAATCCTGGACACTGCTGACTACGTGGGTGAATGGTCTGCCAAGTATGTGATGAAACGTATCAACGATTTTAAACCGGGCCCGGACAAGTACTTTACACTGGGGCTCCCAACTGGTTCGACGCCGCTCGGAATGTATCGGTATCTAATCAAGTTCCACAACGAGGGCAAAATCTCTTTCAAGTACGTGAAGACTTTCAACATGGACGAATATGTCGACCTGCCAAGGGATCACCCGGAAAGCTACCATTACTTTATGTGGCACAACTTCTTCAAGCACATCGACATCGATCCGGTGAATGTGCACATTTTGAATGGAAATGCGCCGGATTTGGTGGCTGAATGCAATGCTTTCGAAGTTAAAATTAAGGAAGCCGGAGGCATTGAACTGTTCATCGGAGGAATCGGTCCCGATGGCCACATTGCCTTTAATGAGCCAGGGTCGTCGTTGGTCTCGAGAACCCGAGTAAAAACCCTGGCCCAAGATACCCTGGAGGCAAATGCACGATTTTTCGGAAACGACATCTCAAAGGTGCCGAAACAGGCCCTTACCGTCGGAGTGGGAACCGTGATGGATGCACGGGAAGTGATGATCATGATCATCGGGGCCCACAAAGCTTTCGCCCTGTACAAGGCCATCGAGGAGGGTGTCAACCACATGTGGACGGTGAGTGCCTTCCAGCAGCACCCGCACACCATCATGATCTGCGACGAGGATGCAACCCTGGAGCTGAGAGTTAAGACTGTCAAGTATTTCAAG GATTGCTACGCGTTGGCCACGGCCAGTGGAAACCTGGACGATGCTACCCGGCCTAATTGA
- the LOC129745221 gene encoding glucosamine-6-phosphate isomerase isoform X1 has product MRLIILDTADYVGEWSAKYVMKRINDFKPGPDKYFTLGLPTGSTPLGMYRYLIKFHNEGKISFKYVKTFNMDEYVDLPRDHPESYHYFMWHNFFKHIDIDPVNVHILNGNAPDLVAECNAFEVKIKEAGGIELFIGGIGPDGHIAFNEPGSSLVSRTRVKTLAQDTLEANARFFGNDISKVPKQALTVGVGTVMDAREVMIMIIGAHKAFALYKAIEEGVNHMWTVSAFQQHPHTIMICDEDATLELRVKTVKYFKALSNVHHKLIEEDSADIRKLK; this is encoded by the exons atGCGGCTGATAATCCTGGACACTGCTGACTACGTGGGTGAATGGTCTGCCAAGTATGTGATGAAACGTATCAACGATTTTAAACCGGGCCCGGACAAGTACTTTACACTGGGGCTCCCAACTGGTTCGACGCCGCTCGGAATGTATCGGTATCTAATCAAGTTCCACAACGAGGGCAAAATCTCTTTCAAGTACGTGAAGACTTTCAACATGGACGAATATGTCGACCTGCCAAGGGATCACCCGGAAAGCTACCATTACTTTATGTGGCACAACTTCTTCAAGCACATCGACATCGATCCGGTGAATGTGCACATTTTGAATGGAAATGCGCCGGATTTGGTGGCTGAATGCAATGCTTTCGAAGTTAAAATTAAGGAAGCCGGAGGCATTGAACTGTTCATCGGAGGAATCGGTCCCGATGGCCACATTGCCTTTAATGAGCCAGGGTCGTCGTTGGTCTCGAGAACCCGAGTAAAAACCCTGGCCCAAGATACCCTGGAGGCAAATGCACGATTTTTCGGAAACGACATCTCAAAGGTGCCGAAACAGGCCCTTACCGTCGGAGTGGGAACCGTGATGGATGCACGGGAAGTGATGATCATGATCATCGGGGCCCACAAAGCTTTCGCCCTGTACAAGGCCATCGAGGAGGGTGTCAACCACATGTGGACGGTGAGTGCCTTCCAGCAGCACCCGCACACCATCATGATCTGCGACGAGGATGCAACCCTGGAGCTGAGAGTTAAGACTGTCAAGTATTTCAAG GCCCTTAGTAACGTCCACCATAAACTGATCGAGGAGGACAGTGCCGACATCAGGAAGCTGAAGTAA